The following coding sequences are from one Methanobrevibacter ruminantium window:
- a CDS encoding DUF2085 domain-containing protein, translated as MSVFDYICHRRPERSFFYKGKQFPVCARCTGFYISGIATIILINLFPIPYSLTTLLLGIILLIPCAIDGFTQLFEMRESNNTLRFITGILGGIGLIFVYEIMIEFFVFNFL; from the coding sequence ATGAGCGTATTTGACTATATCTGCCATAGAAGACCCGAAAGAAGCTTCTTTTATAAAGGGAAGCAATTTCCAGTTTGTGCAAGATGCACAGGGTTTTACATTAGTGGAATAGCTACCATAATCCTTATAAATCTCTTCCCAATCCCATATAGCTTAACAACACTGCTTTTAGGAATCATTCTTTTAATCCCATGTGCAATCGATGGATTCACACAGCTATTTGAAATGAGAGAAAGCAATAACACTCTCAGATTCATTACAGGAATTCTCGGAGGAATAGGCTTAATTTTTGTCTATGAAATCATGATAGAATTCTTTGTATTCAATTTCTTATAA
- a CDS encoding CBS domain-containing protein, producing the protein MKAREMMDKEFVFVSKNDSIEDVSLKMEEDKRFTAPVLDENMKLEGWITSFNITKGLREGKKTIADVMSPVEEIMTISENEAARNVVIAASKNKLISIPIINDENQVIGVCRSVDVVDSMSSLYDIKVVKIYEAMEKELRGVTWDELMEASAKISTRTTGVKITAEEYEKNIQNSTFGEAIWATGGLEKFFAGLISVGEIVIARKVGRARR; encoded by the coding sequence ATGAAAGCTAGAGAGATGATGGATAAAGAATTTGTTTTTGTATCAAAAAATGATTCTATAGAAGATGTTTCTCTAAAAATGGAAGAGGACAAAAGATTTACTGCTCCTGTTTTAGATGAAAACATGAAATTGGAAGGTTGGATTACTTCATTCAACATAACAAAAGGATTACGTGAAGGAAAGAAAACTATCGCTGATGTTATGAGTCCTGTTGAGGAAATCATGACCATTAGTGAAAATGAAGCGGCAAGAAATGTTGTAATTGCAGCTTCAAAAAATAAGTTAATCAGCATTCCTATTATCAATGATGAAAATCAGGTAATTGGTGTATGCAGATCTGTAGATGTAGTGGATTCCATGTCTTCATTATATGACATTAAAGTTGTAAAAATCTATGAAGCTATGGAGAAGGAACTTAGAGGGGTTACCTGGGATGAATTAATGGAAGCTTCAGCTAAAATCTCTACAAGAACCACTGGTGTTAAAATCACTGCTGAAGAGTATGAGAAAAATATTCAAAATTCTACTTTTGGTGAAGCTATTTGGGCAACAGGTGGACTTGAAAAGTTCTTTGCAGGACTTATTTCTGTTGGAGAAATCGTAATTGCACGTAAAGTAGGCCGTGCAAGACGTTAA
- a CDS encoding 4Fe-4S binding protein: MEIKLKKQIETLEREITLKSVDLDEDIEDFNVDIHDFNDQEKLITISPRCVRCNLCVEECPINVISSSTWLKKAKIGEECVQCEICAQTCPVSCIYVWNAESVIKEDDSVEYTLKEIKVPHRTLKMEEISINRKECIGCGSCLKYCPTNAISLRTKEFIEVHGETCPSDGAIDSEDGYMYSYIDKDRCCGCGSCANLCIQGAINLKRDLGPVVIYSHIDVNQDICVACELCEDNCPVSAIKVVDGEIFLNNDKCIRCKECSSRCPVGALNLVLDD; encoded by the coding sequence ATGGAAATTAAACTAAAAAAGCAGATTGAAACCTTAGAGAGGGAAATCACTCTTAAATCTGTAGATTTAGATGAAGATATTGAAGACTTTAATGTAGACATTCATGATTTCAATGATCAGGAAAAGCTCATTACAATTTCTCCTCGTTGTGTCAGATGCAATCTTTGCGTTGAAGAATGTCCTATTAATGTAATCAGTTCTTCAACCTGGCTTAAGAAAGCTAAAATCGGTGAAGAGTGCGTGCAATGTGAAATTTGTGCTCAAACCTGTCCGGTTTCATGTATTTATGTATGGAATGCTGAATCAGTCATTAAGGAAGATGATTCTGTAGAATATACATTAAAGGAAATCAAGGTTCCTCATAGAACTCTTAAAATGGAAGAAATTTCCATAAATCGTAAAGAATGTATTGGATGTGGGTCTTGCTTAAAATACTGTCCAACCAATGCAATATCACTTAGAACTAAAGAATTCATAGAAGTGCATGGAGAGACATGTCCAAGTGATGGGGCTATTGACTCTGAAGATGGATATATGTATTCCTATATTGACAAAGACCGTTGTTGCGGTTGCGGGTCTTGTGCTAACTTATGTATTCAAGGTGCAATTAACCTTAAAAGGGATTTAGGCCCAGTAGTGATTTACAGTCACATTGATGTCAATCAAGATATCTGTGTAGCTTGTGAATTGTGTGAGGATAACTGCCCTGTTTCAGCCATCAAGGTTGTTGACGGTGAGATTTTCCTTAATAACGATAAATGCATAAGATGTAAGGAATGCAGTTCCAGATGTCCTGTAGGTGCTTTAAATTTAGTTTTAGATGATTAA